The Candidatus Saccharibacteria bacterium RAAC3_TM7_1 nucleotide sequence ATTGTCACGCCTGATGGGATCTGAATTGGTAGTTTTCCGATTCGACTCATATCTTATCCTTTCTTATTCGCAGAATATATTTCTAGTAGATCTTTAGCAGTACTTCACCGCCAAGACGCTGTTTAACCGCTTCGTAACCAGTCATGACACCTTTTGATGTCGAGACGAGAACGATGCCTCGGCCGCTTTTGACGCGCGGTATATCGCTAGCACTGACGTACATGCGACGACCTGGCTTTGACATACGTGTCAACTCAGTGAATGTTGCGTTTTTGCCAGCTTCATTGATAGTAATCACGAGCGTGCCACGTGGCTTACCATCCTCGACTTTAACATCGGCGAGGTAGCCATTCTTCTTCAGTTGCTCAGCGACGACTTTTTTCAGTTTGCTGATTGGTACGCGGACTTCAGTCTTGCCCACCATTGCAGCGTTGCGGATCCGGGTCAGGAGATCAGCGATTGGGTCTGTAGATTGTAAACTCATATTTTCTTCTCCTTTCCTTTACCAGCTACTCTTTGTTATGCCTGGGATTTCACCCTTTGAGGCTTTTTCGCGGAAGTTAATACGGTTCAAGCCAAAGCGGCGCATGTAGCCGCGTGGGCGGCCGCTCAGGACGTCACGGTTTTTCCAGCGGGTTGGGCTACTGTTGAGTGGTAATTTCTGCAAGCCTTCCTGGTCGCCTAGTTCTTTGAGCTCGGCACGCTTTTCAGCGTATTTCGCAATCATTTTCTTGCGCTTTTCATCACGGGCAATCATCGATTTCTTAGCCATTACCTGTTTCCTCCCTCTTTCTCAAACGGCATGCCGAATTTTTCTAGAAGTGCGCGACTGTGAGCCTTATCTTCATTCTTGATCACAAAGGTAATCTGCATACCGTGAATGACTTGAGTCTCTTCAAAGCTCAACTCTGGGAAAATAGACTGCTCGGTGATACCGAGGTTGTAGTTACCACCCTTGTCGAATGCCTTAACTTTTACACCGTGGAAGTCACGGACGCGGGGTAGTGACACGCTAAGGAATCTGTCGAGGAACTCATACATACGAGTACCCCGTAGCGTTACGGCCACGCCGATTGGCGCACCCATACCGGCACGAATTTTGAAGCCAGCAATCGACTTCTTTGCCAGACGTTCGACCGGCGCTTGGCCGGTAACTTTCGTCAGAGTATTCTTGACGGTTTCAAGCGCACGCTTGTCGTCCTTTGATTTACCGGTTCCTACGCTTACGACGATCTTTTCCAGCTTTGGTACTTGGTGTACATTCGCTAGTTTGAGTTCGGCCTGCAGTTCCTTGACGTACGTCTTGTCGTACACGGCTTTCAAGCGAGGAGCGGTCATAGTAGCTGCTTTAGTAGCCATTATTTGATCTCCTTGTTTTTCAATGCGCGGGCGACACGGACTTTGCTACCATCCGTCTTGGTCAGAGTACCAACACGGCTAGTTTTGCTGGTCTTTTCATCAACCACGAGCGCAACTTTACTAATATCGACTGGGACGTGAATGTCCTTTTTGCCACCACGCGGGTTCAGCTGACTGGGCTTGACGTGACGGTGACCTTCACCAATACCTTCGACGAGTACCGTGCGGTTCTTCGTATTAACGGATAGAACCTTACCGGTCGTACCTTTTTTGCTGCCGGCGATGACTTTTACTAAGTCGCCCGAGTGAATACGTGCCATACTAGAGTACCTCCGGAGCTAAGCTGATAATCTTGGCGTAACCAAGGTCGCGCAGTTCACGCGGTACTGGGCCGAACACGCGAGTCGCCTTTGGCGTCTTATCATCATTGATGATGACGACGGCGTTATCATCAAATGCGATCGTGCTGCCATCCTTACGTTTGATCTGATCTCGCGTACGAACAACGACCGCGCGCTGCACGGACTTTTTCTTGACGTTACCGGTCGGGTTTGCGTCTTTGATCGAGCAAACGATAATATCACCGACACGAGCATAGCGGCGGCGTGTACCACCGAGCACACGGATGCAGAGTACTTCCTTCGCACCCGAGTTGTCGGTTACCTTGAGACGGCTTTCTTGCTGAATCACTGCGCATCTCCTTTGTCCTCGGTCTTCAGAACTTCAGGGACAATAACGTCCTCTTTCAGCTCAAGGCTACCGCGTGATTTTTCGTCAATCGACTTCAAGACAAAGGCTTTTGTCTTTGAGACTCGTCGAGCCTCTTCGATAGTTACTTTGTCGCCTTTACCTGCTTCATTCTTTTCATCATGAGCCTGGTACTTACGACTGACCGTGTACTGTTT carries:
- a CDS encoding 30S ribosomal protein S8 (RAAC3_TM7_1_749), which produces MSLQSTDPIADLLTRIRNAAMVGKTEVRVPISKLKKVVAEQLKKNGYLADVKVEDGKPRGTLVITINEAGKNATFTELTRMSKPGRRMYVSASDIPRVKSGRGIVLVSTSKGVMTGYEAVKQRLGGEVLLKIY
- a CDS encoding 30S ribosomal protein S14 (RAAC3_TM7_1_750), producing MAKKSMIARDEKRKKMIAKYAEKRAELKELGDQEGLQKLPLNSSPTRWKNRDVLSGRPRGYMRRFGLNRINFREKASKGEIPGITKSSW
- a CDS encoding 50S ribosomal protein L5 (RAAC3_TM7_1_751), which codes for MATKAATMTAPRLKAVYDKTYVKELQAELKLANVHQVPKLEKIVVSVGTGKSKDDKRALETVKNTLTKVTGQAPVERLAKKSIAGFKIRAGMGAPIGVAVTLRGTRMYEFLDRFLSVSLPRVRDFHGVKVKAFDKGGNYNLGITEQSIFPELSFEETQVIHGMQITFVIKNEDKAHSRALLEKFGMPFEKEGGNR
- a CDS encoding 50S ribosomal protein L24 (RAAC3_TM7_1_752), coding for MARIHSGDLVKVIAGSKKGTTGKVLSVNTKNRTVLVEGIGEGHRHVKPSQLNPRGGKKDIHVPVDISKVALVVDEKTSKTSRVGTLTKTDGSKVRVARALKNKEIK
- a CDS encoding 50S ribosomal protein L14 (RAAC3_TM7_1_753) — protein: MIQQESRLKVTDNSGAKEVLCIRVLGGTRRRYARVGDIIVCSIKDANPTGNVKKKSVQRAVVVRTRDQIKRKDGSTIAFDDNAVVIINDDKTPKATRVFGPVPRELRDLGYAKIISLAPEVL
- a CDS encoding 30S ribosomal protein S17 (RAAC3_TM7_1_754), giving the protein MAKTLTGYVTSDQRDKTITVTVTSRETHPIYKKQYTVSRKYQAHDEKNEAGKGDKVTIEEARRVSKTKAFVLKSIDEKSRGSLELKEDVIVPEVLKTEDKGDAQ